The following proteins come from a genomic window of Megalobrama amblycephala isolate DHTTF-2021 linkage group LG1, ASM1881202v1, whole genome shotgun sequence:
- the LOC125278301 gene encoding uncharacterized protein LOC125278301 produces the protein MMKEQKMEQKKMDRQSALERLQRRMRILRSHHEKCERASTVVKAPEKDIPDSTVSSPHQEDEEASEMSSCYSDGEEYKPPPGSPDSSSSCSIVSMCSSLSCQSKTKPNKTNKTKPQSNSQPSKTYTKKDCRKNNTETVELRVKTCRKNNGKRVWDKAHYCVYCEKMNKKMARHLQLKHMDETDVAHAFSFPLGSKERKKRLESLRNKGDWRHNQQVLKEGKGEIVTWKQPSKNSSVSDYLPCQHCFAMFKKVDLWRHDKTCRDKNENSDVGTKRKRIQTVSSRLLPMQTSSDGIQNVIHNMLQDNITAHVRGDEMICKYGHSLFAQKGREQSQHRYCTEIEGTGSLCLGS, from the exons ATGATGAAGGAGCAAAAGATGGAGCAAAAGAAAATGGATCGACAAAGTGCTTTGGAGCGATTACAACGAAGAATGCGAATTCTACGAAGTCACCATGAAAAATGCGAACGAGCATCAACAGTG GTAAAGGCCCCGGAGAAGGATATACCTGATTCTACAGTGAGCTCACCTCATCAAGAAGATGAAGAAGCTTCAGAAATGTCAAGTTGTTATAGTGATGGTGAGGAGTACAAGCCTCCTCCAGGTAGTCCAGACTCATCTTCATCCTGCAGCATAGTCTCAATGTGCTCCAGtctgtcatgtcagtcaaaaacaaaaccaaacaaaaccaacaaaaccaaaccacaGTCTAACAGTCAACCATCAAAAACATATACAAAAAAGGATTGTCGCAAGAACAACACAGAGACCGTTGAACTGAGAGTTAAAACTTGCCGAAAAAATAATGGTAAAAGAGTGTGGGACAAAGCACATTACTGTGTTTACtgtgaaaaaatgaataaaaaaatggcCCGCCATTTACAGTTGAAGCACATGGATGAAACTGATGTTGCCCACGCTTTTAGCTTTCCACTTGGCtccaaagagagaaagaaacgtCTTGAGTCTTTAAGAAATAAGGGTGACTGGCGACATAATCAGCAAGTCCTAAAGGAGGGCAAAGGGGAGATTGTTACATGGAAACAGCCCTCTAAAAATTCATCTGTTAGTGACTATTTGCCCTGCCAGCACTGCTTTGCTATGTTTAAAAAAGTAGACCTATGGAGACATGACAAAACTTGTAGGGATAAAAACGAAAACTCCGACGTAGGAACAAAAAGAAAGCGCATCCAAACTGTTTCTTCCAGACTTCTTCCAATGCAGACATCATCAGACGGAATCCAAAATGTAATCCATAACATGTTACAAGACAATATCACTGCCCACGTTCGAGGGGATGAGATGATATGTAAATATGGACATTCACTGTTTGCTCAAAAAGGACGTGAACAATCTCAACATCGCTATTGCACAGAAATTGAGGGAACTGGGTCACTTTGTCTTGGCAGCTAa